A genomic stretch from Deltaproteobacteria bacterium includes:
- a CDS encoding HrpE/YscL family type III secretion apparatus protein, with translation QQGYEDGKTEGKLEHAEKMMETILSSVEFIEGIESTLVNVVGQAIRKIIGDLDDNDRIVRIVRTALTNVRNQQHVTVRVAPADAAAVETAMAAMLQTAPGRTSFMDIIPDARLERGACLLESELGVVDASLETQLKALENALLARINA, from the coding sequence CCAGCAAGGCTACGAGGACGGCAAGACCGAAGGCAAGCTTGAACATGCCGAAAAGATGATGGAAACGATCCTGTCCTCGGTGGAATTCATCGAGGGCATTGAATCGACCCTGGTCAATGTTGTCGGCCAGGCCATCCGCAAGATCATCGGCGACCTGGACGACAACGACCGCATCGTGCGCATCGTACGCACAGCCCTGACGAATGTGCGCAACCAGCAGCACGTCACCGTGCGAGTGGCCCCGGCCGACGCCGCTGCAGTGGAAACGGCGATGGCGGCCATGCTCCAAACCGCGCCCGGCCGGACCAGCTTCATGGATATTATTCCAGACGCGCGCCTCGAACGGGGGGCCTGCCTCCTTGAAAGCGAACTCGGCGTGGTCGACGCCAGCCTCGAAACCCAGCTCAAGGCCTTGGAAAACGCCCTTCTGGCGCGCATCAACGCCTGA